In Buchnera aphidicola (Sipha maydis), the following proteins share a genomic window:
- the leuC gene encoding 3-isopropylmalate dehydratase large subunit — MKKTLYQKIYDSHLIQTKDQHSILYVDLHLIHEVTSPQAFDGLKMKNRRVRRPDKTFATMDHNVSTTEKNINASGKMAKIQMQKLIENCRNEKIPLYDILHENQGIVHVIAPEQGMVLPGTIIVCGDSHTSTNGAFGALSFGIGTSEVEHVLATQTIQQNKFKNMKVKIQGKLKTGITAKDVILYVIRQIGSSGGTGYIIEFCGNIIKKFSMEQRMTVCNMAIEMGAKSGIIAPDEITFNYLKDKKFSPKGKNWTQSLKYWKTLKSDKNAYFDKIINLDITNISPQITWGTNLDQIISINEKTPKIENFQEKNIKKSIKNSFKYMGILPNSSLQKTKVDKVFIGSCTNSRIEDLRDVAKIVKGKKVNKNVQAIIVPGSNQVKLQAEKEGLNKIFIKSGFEWRFSGCSMCLGMNKDRLKEKERCASTSNRNFEGRQGRGGRTHLVSPSMAAASAIFGHFIDVRKLYQEKN; from the coding sequence ATGAAAAAAACTTTATATCAAAAAATATATGATTCACATTTAATACAAACAAAAGATCAACATTCTATTTTGTATGTTGATCTTCATTTAATTCATGAAGTGACATCTCCACAAGCATTTGATGGATTAAAAATGAAAAATAGACGTGTAAGAAGACCTGATAAAACTTTTGCAACTATGGATCATAATGTTTCAACAACTGAAAAAAATATTAATGCATCCGGGAAAATGGCCAAAATACAAATGCAAAAACTGATAGAAAATTGTAGAAATGAAAAAATACCATTATATGATATTTTACATGAAAATCAAGGAATAGTGCATGTCATTGCTCCAGAACAAGGTATGGTTTTACCTGGAACAATAATCGTATGTGGAGATTCTCACACATCAACAAACGGAGCTTTTGGAGCTTTATCTTTTGGAATTGGTACATCAGAAGTAGAACATGTTTTAGCCACACAAACAATACAACAAAATAAATTTAAAAATATGAAAGTGAAAATTCAAGGAAAATTAAAAACAGGAATAACTGCTAAAGACGTTATATTATATGTAATTAGACAAATAGGTTCTTCGGGAGGAACAGGATATATAATTGAATTTTGTGGAAATATAATAAAAAAATTTAGTATGGAACAAAGAATGACTGTATGTAATATGGCGATAGAAATGGGTGCTAAATCTGGAATAATTGCTCCAGATGAAATAACATTTAATTACTTGAAAGACAAAAAATTCTCTCCAAAAGGAAAAAATTGGACTCAATCTTTAAAATATTGGAAAACACTTAAATCTGATAAAAATGCTTATTTTGATAAAATTATTAACTTAGATATTACTAATATATCTCCACAAATAACTTGGGGAACAAATCTGGATCAAATCATATCAATTAATGAAAAAACTCCAAAAATAGAAAATTTTCAAGAAAAAAATATAAAAAAATCTATAAAAAATTCTTTTAAATATATGGGAATTTTACCTAACTCTTCTTTACAAAAAACAAAAGTTGATAAAGTATTTATTGGTTCATGTACAAATTCTAGAATTGAAGATTTACGAGATGTAGCAAAAATCGTTAAAGGGAAAAAAGTAAATAAAAATGTTCAAGCAATAATTGTTCCCGGTTCAAATCAAGTAAAACTTCAAGCAGAAAAAGAAGGATTAAATAAAATATTTATTAAATCAGGATTTGAATGGAGATTTTCTGGTTGTTCAATGTGCCTTGGAATGAATAAAGATAGATTGAAAGAAAAAGAAAGATGTGCATCAACAAGTAATAGAAATTTTGAAGGGCGACAAGGTAGAGGTGGAAGAACGCATTTAGTAAGTCCATCTATGGCTGCTGCTTCTGCAATATTTGGACACTTTATAGATGTTAGAAAACTATATCAAGAGAAAAATTAA
- the leuB gene encoding 3-isopropylmalate dehydrogenase, which translates to MKKKLKIAVLPGDGIGPEVMREVYKIIEVIKIKSKIDLQIKEYDIGGIAIEKWGQALPKKTLKGCEKSHAILLGSVGGPKWDSLPAHKRPEVASLLKIRKHFKLFANLRHSFLHPKLYKLSPLKKKISNKGFDILCVRELTSGIYFGKPSIEIQKKNKHYALDTTIYHKHEIERIAHIAFQESLKRKCEVVSVDKSNVLNTSKLWKKTVEEVAKKYPKVNLSHLYFDNAIMQIIKNPNLFDVILCPNLIGDVISDECGILTGSIGMLASASLNEKKFGLYEPAGGTAPDLQGKNIANPIAQILSFSLLLKHSFQLYEISEKINLSIQKTLLKGYKTLDISNGNKFITTNQMGDEITKSLIKEYNK; encoded by the coding sequence ATGAAAAAAAAACTAAAAATAGCAGTTCTTCCAGGAGATGGTATTGGTCCTGAAGTAATGCGTGAAGTATATAAAATTATCGAAGTCATCAAAATTAAATCTAAAATAGATTTACAAATAAAAGAATACGATATTGGTGGAATTGCTATTGAAAAATGGGGTCAAGCATTACCTAAAAAAACACTAAAAGGATGTGAAAAATCTCATGCAATTTTACTCGGATCTGTTGGAGGACCAAAATGGGATTCTTTACCTGCACACAAAAGACCAGAAGTAGCTTCTTTATTAAAAATAAGAAAACATTTTAAATTATTTGCAAATTTAAGACACTCTTTTTTACATCCGAAATTATATAAATTATCCCCATTAAAAAAAAAAATCTCTAATAAAGGATTTGATATCTTATGCGTAAGAGAATTAACAAGTGGAATATATTTTGGTAAACCATCTATTGAAATACAAAAAAAAAATAAGCATTACGCTTTAGATACAACGATCTATCATAAACATGAAATTGAAAGAATAGCACATATTGCTTTTCAAGAATCTTTAAAAAGAAAATGTGAAGTAGTATCTGTAGACAAATCTAATGTACTAAATACTTCAAAATTATGGAAAAAAACAGTTGAAGAAGTTGCTAAAAAATATCCTAAAGTAAATTTATCACATTTATACTTTGATAATGCAATTATGCAAATCATTAAAAACCCAAATTTATTTGATGTAATTTTATGCCCAAATCTTATAGGAGATGTTATTTCAGATGAATGCGGAATTTTAACTGGATCTATAGGAATGTTAGCTTCTGCAAGCTTAAATGAAAAAAAATTTGGTCTATATGAACCTGCTGGAGGAACTGCTCCTGATCTTCAAGGAAAAAATATCGCAAATCCTATTGCGCAAATTCTTTCTTTTTCACTACTTTTAAAACATAGTTTTCAATTATATGAAATCTCTGAAAAAATAAATCTCTCTATACAAAAAACACTACTAAAAGGATATAAAACATTAGATATTTCGAATGGAAACAAATTTATTACCACGAATCAAATGGGAGATGAAATTACAAAATCATTAATCAAGGAATATAATAAATGA
- the metG gene encoding methionine--tRNA ligase, giving the protein MMKKNILVTCALPYSNGPIHIGHLLEHIQADIWVRYHKMNKRSVIFICADDTHGTPIMLKSDKMKMKPNDLIKKTFREHFRDLSNFNILYDYYSHTNTKENLFFTKKIFLSLKKKGFIIEKNIFQLYDVLKNIFLPDRLVKGECPKCFSSNQYGDHCDKCGSVYSAQDLLHPRSEISNSIPILKKTKHIFFNLSSFEKTLKNWISSGVCNLQVERKSKEWFKNGLRLWDISRDAPYFGFKIPGYKEKYFYVWLDAPICYISTLKILSKKRKDICFDEFWKTSHKTSIYHFIGKDIIYFHSLFWPAILEGINFRKPTGIFVHGYVTINNKKMSKSKNFFIKASTWLKHFDSDSLRYYFASKLSSKIHDIDLNIDDFISRINSDIVNKIVNLASRCSTFINKDFNNMLSSFVLQEKIYVFFYNNTKNILSLFKRREFSAVIRSIVEYANFANNYINDMRPWVLSKKNKYDIQIQLICTMGINLFRFLMTWLKPIMPDLSYRSEFFLSTKFSFESLKHPLLNHKILKFFCLYKRINVSRDIFFK; this is encoded by the coding sequence ATGATGAAAAAAAATATTTTAGTTACATGTGCTTTACCATATTCTAATGGACCAATACATATTGGGCATTTATTAGAGCATATTCAAGCAGATATATGGGTGAGATATCATAAAATGAATAAAAGATCTGTTATTTTTATTTGCGCAGATGATACTCATGGAACTCCTATTATGTTAAAGTCTGATAAGATGAAAATGAAACCGAATGATTTAATTAAAAAAACTTTTCGTGAACATTTTCGTGATTTATCAAATTTTAATATTTTATATGATTATTACAGTCATACAAATACTAAAGAAAATTTATTTTTTACAAAGAAGATATTCTTATCTTTAAAAAAAAAAGGATTTATTATAGAAAAAAATATTTTTCAATTATATGATGTATTAAAAAATATTTTTCTTCCAGATAGGTTAGTTAAAGGAGAATGTCCGAAGTGTTTTTCAAGCAATCAATATGGAGATCATTGCGATAAATGTGGATCAGTTTATTCAGCTCAAGATCTTTTACATCCACGATCTGAAATTTCTAATTCTATTCCTATTTTAAAAAAAACTAAGCATATTTTTTTTAATCTTTCAAGTTTTGAAAAAACTTTAAAAAATTGGATTTCTTCAGGTGTATGTAATTTACAGGTTGAGCGAAAATCTAAAGAATGGTTTAAAAATGGTTTACGTTTGTGGGATATTTCAAGAGATGCTCCGTATTTTGGTTTTAAAATTCCTGGTTACAAAGAGAAGTATTTTTATGTTTGGTTAGATGCTCCTATATGTTATATTAGTACTTTAAAAATTTTATCAAAAAAAAGAAAAGATATATGTTTTGATGAATTTTGGAAAACTTCTCATAAAACTTCTATATATCATTTTATAGGTAAAGATATTATTTACTTTCATAGTTTATTTTGGCCTGCTATTTTAGAGGGAATTAATTTTCGCAAACCTACTGGAATTTTTGTACATGGATATGTAACGATCAATAATAAAAAAATGTCAAAATCAAAAAATTTTTTTATCAAAGCTTCAACTTGGTTAAAACATTTTGATTCTGATAGTTTAAGATATTATTTTGCATCTAAACTTTCATCTAAAATTCATGATATTGATTTAAATATAGATGATTTTATTTCTCGTATTAATTCTGATATCGTTAATAAAATTGTTAATTTAGCATCAAGATGCTCTACTTTTATTAATAAAGATTTTAATAATATGTTGAGTAGTTTCGTATTACAAGAAAAAATATACGTTTTTTTTTATAATAATACAAAAAATATTTTGTCTCTTTTTAAAAGAAGAGAATTTTCTGCAGTAATACGATCTATTGTAGAATATGCAAATTTTGCAAATAATTATATTAATGATATGCGTCCATGGGTTTTATCAAAAAAAAATAAATATGATATTCAGATACAATTGATTTGTACTATGGGAATTAATTTATTTCGTTTTTTAATGACTTGGTTAAAGCCCATTATGCCGGATTTAAGTTATCGTTCAGAATTTTTTTTATCTACAAAATTTTCATTTGAATCTTTAAAACATCCTTTGTTAAACCATAAAATTCTTAAATTTTTTTGTTTATATAAAAGAATTAATGTTTCTAGAGATATATTTTTTAAATAA
- the tilS gene encoding tRNA lysidine(34) synthetase TilS produces MAYSGGIDSTVLLYKLLKYKKKKNISIRAIHINHQINPESKNWSKYCKKICNKNNIPIIVKKIHFLKKNIEAQARKQRYHIFKKNLLPKEVLLTGHNLDDQCETLLLSIKRGSGLQGLSGISYKKKFFKNYLIRPLLKFSKNKIKKWAISKNLTWIEDKSNYDVSYDRNFLRHKIIPKIHQRWNFFKKNCLKISKIIYQEHKLLNKLILSILKKNLYKKNALKLNKIKKMHNKMQYLIIKKWISFRIKKNLSHHFIKKIIKNVLQKNKKKNPHIEFKKYEIWNYNEHLYLIKKTPKMKDFIIFWHYPYKKITFPKNFGFLKMKNKKHTKKSLNIRAPKKKQIISIKFHTNKKIKINNNRPKTLKKIFNEYKIPPWKRKKIPLLFYNNTFISAIGMFVTNKKYNTKKEKISIIWNKKI; encoded by the coding sequence TTGGCTTATAGCGGAGGAATAGATTCAACTGTTTTATTATATAAACTATTAAAATATAAAAAAAAAAAAAATATATCAATACGAGCAATTCATATCAATCATCAAATTAATCCAGAATCAAAAAATTGGAGTAAATATTGTAAAAAAATTTGTAATAAAAATAATATTCCGATAATTGTAAAAAAAATACATTTTTTAAAAAAAAATATTGAAGCACAAGCAAGAAAACAAAGATATCATATTTTTAAAAAAAATTTACTTCCTAAAGAAGTTTTATTAACAGGACATAATTTAGATGATCAATGTGAAACATTATTATTATCAATAAAAAGAGGAAGTGGATTACAAGGACTCTCAGGAATTTCTTATAAAAAAAAATTTTTTAAAAATTATTTAATTAGACCTTTGCTAAAATTTTCTAAAAATAAAATAAAAAAATGGGCTATATCTAAAAATCTTACATGGATAGAAGACAAAAGTAACTACGATGTATCATATGATAGAAATTTTTTAAGACATAAAATCATTCCAAAAATTCATCAAAGATGGAATTTTTTTAAAAAAAATTGTTTAAAAATTTCTAAAATAATTTATCAAGAACATAAATTATTAAATAAATTGATATTATCAATATTAAAAAAAAACTTATACAAAAAAAACGCTTTAAAACTAAATAAAATAAAAAAAATGCATAATAAAATGCAATATTTAATTATTAAAAAATGGATTTCATTCCGCATAAAAAAAAATCTTTCACATCATTTTATAAAAAAAATAATAAAAAATGTCCTTCAAAAAAATAAAAAAAAAAATCCCCATATAGAATTTAAAAAATATGAAATTTGGAATTATAATGAACATTTATATTTAATAAAAAAAACTCCTAAGATGAAAGATTTTATTATATTTTGGCATTATCCTTACAAAAAAATCACATTTCCGAAAAACTTTGGATTTTTGAAAATGAAAAATAAAAAACACACGAAAAAATCTTTAAATATTAGAGCTCCAAAAAAAAAACAAATTATAAGTATTAAATTTCATACAAATAAAAAAATAAAAATCAATAACAACCGCCCTAAAACACTTAAAAAAATTTTTAATGAATATAAAATACCTCCCTGGAAAAGAAAAAAAATACCTCTTCTGTTTTATAATAATACATTTATATCTGCTATAGGAATGTTTGTTACGAATAAGAAATATAATACAAAAAAAGAAAAAATTTCTATTATATGGAATAAAAAAATATAA
- the nth gene encoding endonuclease III, translated as MNQQKRIKILFLLKKKYGLKKKTDLIFSSPFECLISVVLSAQARDTVVNRITKNLFSIANNPVKMLSLGEKGIKNIIRKIGLFRKKSKNIYKICKILLEKYNSIVPNNRRELELLPGVGRKTSNVVLNIIFKKKKIAVDTHVYRVCQRTAFACGKNVIEVERLLLKYVPEKFKIYVHHWFIFHGKNTCKARNMKCNNCIINKFCEYYQYLAKEKFLKIF; from the coding sequence ATGAATCAACAAAAAAGAATAAAAATCTTATTTTTATTAAAAAAAAAATATGGTTTAAAAAAAAAAACAGATTTAATTTTTTCATCTCCTTTTGAATGTTTAATTTCTGTTGTATTATCTGCTCAAGCAAGAGATACAGTAGTCAATAGAATTACTAAAAATCTTTTTTCTATTGCGAACAATCCGGTGAAAATGCTTTCTTTAGGAGAGAAAGGAATTAAGAATATAATTAGAAAAATTGGATTATTTCGTAAGAAATCTAAAAATATTTATAAAATATGTAAAATTTTATTAGAAAAATATAATAGTATTGTACCAAATAATAGAAGAGAACTGGAATTATTACCTGGAGTTGGAAGAAAAACATCTAATGTCGTATTAAATATTATTTTTAAAAAAAAGAAAATTGCAGTAGATACTCACGTTTATCGAGTGTGTCAACGTACTGCTTTTGCTTGTGGGAAAAATGTTATAGAAGTTGAGAGATTGTTATTAAAATATGTTCCAGAAAAATTTAAGATATATGTGCATCATTGGTTTATATTTCATGGAAAAAATACTTGTAAGGCAAGAAATATGAAATGCAATAATTGTATTATAAATAAATTTTGTGAGTATTATCAATATCTTGCAAAAGAAAAATTTTTAAAAATCTTTTAA
- the tyrS gene encoding tyrosine--tRNA ligase produces the protein MLEKNILNYFKERKLISQITNEKKLDEILTKKKISVYCGFDPTSDSLHVGHILPLLFLRKLQLQGHTPIVLIGGATSLIGDPSFKLQERNLFFYHDIFEWIEKIKKQIFLFLDFSDIPNKAIIVNNYSWFKKLNILSFLRDVGKRFSINKMINKESVKNRISREQGISFAEFSYSLLQAYDFSILYKEYGVYLQIGGSDQWGNITSGIHLTNVLYNQEVFGLTIPLLKKSDGKKFGKTSSKTVWLDPQKTSPYNFYQFWINVRDTDVYRYLRYFTFLSMEEIKSIQDHDNFKRKNLKSKQILAEIMTRLVHGDSNFLFAKNNSLVFFSKSVKNLNKENLVKLKSSNAPCVILKNDLCTLQNVLVLTNLASSKKNARNLISSNAISINYRKENNINYCFQDSDKLFKKYTLLSKGKKNFYLLVWE, from the coding sequence ATGTTAGAAAAAAATATTTTAAATTATTTTAAAGAACGTAAATTAATTTCACAAATTACTAATGAAAAGAAGCTTGATGAAATTTTGACTAAAAAGAAAATTTCTGTATATTGTGGATTTGATCCAACTTCAGATAGTTTACATGTTGGTCATATTCTTCCTTTATTATTTTTAAGAAAGTTACAACTTCAAGGTCATACTCCTATTGTTTTAATTGGTGGAGCAACAAGTTTAATTGGTGATCCAAGTTTTAAACTACAAGAAAGAAATTTGTTTTTTTATCATGATATTTTTGAATGGATTGAAAAAATTAAAAAACAAATTTTTTTATTTTTAGATTTTTCAGATATTCCTAATAAAGCTATTATTGTGAATAATTATAGTTGGTTTAAGAAATTAAATATTTTATCTTTTTTAAGAGATGTTGGAAAAAGATTCTCTATTAATAAAATGATTAATAAAGAATCTGTTAAAAATCGTATTTCTAGAGAACAGGGAATTTCTTTTGCTGAGTTTTCTTATAGTTTATTACAAGCGTATGATTTTTCTATTTTATATAAGGAATATGGTGTTTATTTACAGATAGGCGGATCGGATCAGTGGGGAAATATTACTTCTGGAATTCATTTAACAAATGTTTTATATAATCAAGAAGTATTTGGTTTAACTATACCATTATTAAAAAAATCTGATGGAAAAAAATTTGGAAAAACTTCTTCAAAGACAGTTTGGTTAGATCCACAAAAAACTTCTCCTTATAATTTTTATCAATTTTGGATCAATGTTCGAGATACAGATGTTTATCGTTATTTACGATATTTTACTTTTTTAAGTATGGAAGAAATTAAAAGTATACAAGATCATGATAATTTCAAACGGAAAAATTTAAAATCAAAACAGATATTAGCAGAAATTATGACACGTTTAGTTCATGGAGATTCAAATTTTTTATTTGCTAAAAATAATTCATTAGTTTTTTTCTCTAAAAGTGTAAAAAATTTAAATAAAGAAAATTTGGTAAAATTGAAATCTAGTAATGCTCCATGTGTTATTTTAAAAAATGATTTATGTACTTTACAAAATGTTTTAGTGTTAACCAATTTAGCATCGTCCAAAAAAAATGCAAGAAATTTAATTTCTTCGAATGCAATTTCTATAAATTATCGGAAAGAAAATAATATTAATTATTGTTTTCAAGATTCTGATAAACTTTTTAAAAAATATACATTATTAAGTAAAGGAAAAAAAAATTTTTATCTTTTGGTATGGGAATAA
- a CDS encoding iron-sulfur cluster assembly accessory protein: MKKYFLQTKSKNLKGIFLTKKAYIKISEILKKNKKILGIMIDIKKSGCAGFKYILKKYTKKTDKEILYSNYEISIFLPVSKIHLLDGIIIDFIIKKFQQNFSFYHESSKNKCGCGISFQIQK, translated from the coding sequence ATGAAAAAATATTTTTTACAAACAAAAAGTAAAAATCTCAAAGGAATTTTTCTTACCAAAAAAGCTTATATAAAAATATCTGAAATATTAAAAAAAAATAAAAAAATTCTTGGTATTATGATTGATATAAAAAAATCAGGATGTGCTGGATTTAAATATATACTAAAAAAATATACAAAAAAAACTGATAAAGAAATTTTATATTCAAATTATGAAATATCAATTTTTTTACCAGTAAGTAAAATTCATTTATTAGATGGAATAATTATTGATTTTATTATAAAAAAATTTCAACAAAATTTTTCTTTTTACCATGAAAGTTCAAAAAATAAATGTGGATGCGGAATAAGCTTTCAAATTCAAAAATAA
- a CDS encoding 3-deoxy-7-phosphoheptulonate synthase, giving the protein MKKTDELRTCKMDPLVTPASLSERYVLTSKIINNIIKTRNAISNIMSGKDKRLLVIIGPCSLHDPVAAMDYAYKLNDLRKKYKSFLEIVMRTYFEKPRTVIGWKGLISDPEINNTFKVNDGLAIARKLLLDINKIGLPAATEFLDMVVGQFINDLISWGAIGARTTESQIHREMASALSCPVGFKNGTDGNILIAIDAIRAARERHVFLAPNKNGNMTINHTRGNALSHVIMRGGKTPNYHKKDIDIAINSLKKFQLQERLMIDFSHGNCFKKHLLQFKVCDSVCKQIVDGSKNIFGVMIESFLEEGSQNIKSKEKMKYGQSITDSCLSWEDSALMLKQLYQTIKKII; this is encoded by the coding sequence ATGAAAAAAACAGATGAATTAAGAACATGTAAAATGGATCCATTAGTTACTCCAGCTAGTTTATCAGAACGTTATGTACTTACTTCTAAGATTATTAATAATATAATTAAAACAAGAAATGCTATTTCAAACATAATGTCTGGAAAAGATAAACGTTTATTAGTTATTATTGGTCCGTGTTCTTTACATGATCCTGTTGCAGCTATGGATTATGCATATAAATTAAATGATTTACGCAAAAAATATAAATCATTTTTAGAAATAGTTATGCGTACATATTTTGAAAAACCCAGAACTGTTATTGGTTGGAAAGGATTGATTTCTGATCCGGAAATTAATAATACTTTTAAAGTAAATGATGGTTTAGCAATTGCTAGAAAATTATTATTAGATATCAATAAAATTGGTTTACCTGCAGCAACTGAGTTTTTAGACATGGTAGTTGGGCAATTTATTAATGATTTAATTAGTTGGGGAGCTATTGGAGCGCGAACTACTGAAAGTCAAATACATCGTGAAATGGCTTCTGCGCTTTCTTGTCCTGTTGGTTTTAAAAATGGAACTGATGGAAATATATTGATTGCTATAGATGCAATTCGTGCAGCTAGAGAGCGTCATGTATTTTTAGCACCTAACAAAAATGGAAATATGACAATTAATCATACTAGAGGGAATGCATTATCTCATGTTATTATGAGGGGAGGAAAAACTCCTAATTATCATAAGAAAGATATAGATATTGCAATAAATAGTTTAAAAAAATTTCAGTTACAAGAAAGATTAATGATTGATTTTAGTCATGGAAATTGTTTTAAAAAACATTTATTGCAATTTAAAGTATGTGATTCAGTATGTAAACAAATTGTAGATGGATCAAAAAATATTTTTGGTGTTATGATTGAAAGTTTTTTAGAAGAAGGATCACAGAATATTAAAAGTAAAGAAAAAATGAAATATGGTCAATCTATTACTGATTCATGTTTATCTTGGGAAGATAGTGCTTTAATGTTAAAACAATTATACCAAACAATAAAGAAAATCATTTAA
- the thrS gene encoding threonine--tRNA ligase translates to MPIITFSDGSKKEYKNFISIREIIQYDYKINEQNYISALLNNTVVDLDTKIQEDSQLFFIHKNDKLALNIIRNTCIQLFSYSIKILWPEIKLCNFFLNKNNFYYDFYKKTPLKKRDICLIENKMNSLIKKKYIIFKKNVFFRDFEKKLKNLNESFKLKILKKNFQNQHKINFYLHENHIDFLTGIQAPNINFCKYFKLNSISGVYWNNKKSNIMIQRISGVVFQNKKELQKYVISYKERKKFDHRKINSNLDLFHLQKNSPGMVFWHHNGWFVFKQLENFIRNKLKKFNYQEVKTPFLMNKLIWKQTGHLENYENLIFSTSSEDKKYCIKPMNCPGHIEIFNYKLRSYKELPIRISEFGSCHRNEFSGSLHGLMRLRNFTQDDAHIFCRKSQLKEEINNCIKMIYDIYNIFSFKKILVKLSTRPKKRIGSNEVWDYTESILKKVLIENKILFSYQVGEGAFYGPKIEFELQDSFNRTWQCGTIQLDFYLPKRLKSYYISKKNLRKNPVLIHRAILGSLERFIGILLEEYKGYLPLWLVPIQVKIINVSEKNIQYCLDILKKLESYKIRAKIDSRNKSVGSRVRDNVLLKIPYILICGNHEYKNNIISVREYSNEIVKISLLEFIKKNFHKNCHF, encoded by the coding sequence ATGCCTATTATTACATTTTCTGACGGATCAAAAAAAGAATATAAAAATTTTATTTCTATTAGAGAAATTATTCAATATGATTATAAAATTAATGAACAAAATTATATTTCTGCATTGTTAAATAATACAGTTGTTGATTTAGATACTAAAATTCAAGAAGATTCACAATTATTTTTTATTCATAAAAATGATAAATTAGCATTAAACATTATTCGAAATACGTGTATACAATTATTTAGTTATAGTATAAAAATTCTATGGCCAGAAATAAAATTATGTAATTTTTTTTTAAATAAAAATAATTTTTATTACGACTTTTATAAAAAAACTCCACTAAAAAAAAGAGATATCTGTTTAATTGAAAATAAGATGAATTCTTTAATTAAAAAAAAATATATTATTTTCAAAAAAAATGTTTTTTTTAGAGATTTTGAAAAAAAATTAAAAAATTTAAATGAATCTTTTAAATTAAAAATTTTAAAAAAAAATTTTCAAAATCAACATAAAATTAATTTTTATTTACATGAAAATCATATAGATTTTTTAACTGGAATACAAGCTCCAAACATTAATTTTTGTAAATATTTTAAATTAAATAGTATTTCTGGTGTTTATTGGAATAATAAAAAAAGTAACATAATGATACAAAGAATTTCAGGAGTTGTGTTTCAAAATAAAAAAGAATTGCAAAAATATGTGATTTCTTATAAAGAAAGAAAAAAATTTGATCATCGGAAAATTAATTCTAATTTAGATTTGTTTCATTTACAAAAAAATTCTCCAGGAATGGTTTTTTGGCATCATAATGGATGGTTTGTATTTAAACAATTAGAAAATTTTATTCGAAATAAATTAAAGAAGTTTAATTATCAAGAAGTGAAAACTCCTTTTTTAATGAATAAATTGATTTGGAAACAAACTGGTCATTTGGAAAATTATGAAAATTTAATTTTTTCAACTTCTTCAGAAGACAAAAAATATTGTATTAAACCTATGAATTGTCCTGGGCATATAGAAATTTTTAATTATAAATTACGTTCATATAAAGAATTACCGATACGAATTTCAGAATTTGGAAGTTGTCATCGAAATGAATTTTCTGGTTCTTTACATGGTTTAATGAGATTAAGAAATTTTACACAAGATGATGCACATATTTTTTGTAGAAAATCTCAATTAAAAGAAGAAATTAATAATTGTATTAAAATGATTTATGATATATATAATATATTTTCTTTTAAGAAAATTCTTGTTAAATTATCTACGAGACCAAAAAAAAGAATTGGAAGTAATGAAGTTTGGGATTATACTGAATCGATTTTAAAAAAAGTACTTATTGAAAATAAAATTTTATTTTCTTATCAAGTTGGTGAAGGTGCATTTTATGGTCCAAAAATAGAGTTTGAGTTACAAGATTCTTTTAATAGAACTTGGCAATGCGGAACGATTCAATTAGATTTTTATTTACCTAAAAGATTAAAATCTTATTATATAAGTAAAAAAAATTTAAGAAAAAATCCAGTATTAATTCATAGAGCTATTCTAGGATCTTTAGAAAGATTTATTGGAATTTTACTTGAAGAATATAAAGGATATTTACCTCTTTGGTTGGTTCCAATACAAGTAAAAATTATCAATGTATCTGAAAAAAATATTCAATATTGTTTAGATATATTAAAGAAATTAGAATCATATAAAATTCGTGCAAAAATAGATTCTAGAAATAAAAGTGTTGGTTCTAGAGTTAGAGATAATGTATTATTAAAGATTCCTTATATATTAATTTGTGGAAATCATGAATATAAAAATAATATAATTTCAGTGCGCGAATATTCAAATGAAATTGTTAAAATTTCTTTATTAGAATTTATAAAAAAAAACTTTCATAAAAATTGTCATTTTTAA